The proteins below come from a single Serinus canaria isolate serCan28SL12 chromosome 6, serCan2020, whole genome shotgun sequence genomic window:
- the VAX1 gene encoding ventral anterior homeobox 1, with protein sequence MFGKQDKMDVRCSSETEANRVSKNGHKEGKESKGSEGNISTSFLKDQQGTFSASAATEGCNKSKSSSADPDYCRRILVRDAKGSIREIILPKGLDLDRPKRTRTSFTAEQLYRLEMEFQRCQYVVGRERTELARQLNLSETQVKVWFQNRRTKQKKDQGKDSELRSVVSETAATCSVLRLLEQGRLLSPPGLPGLLPPCATGALGSALRGPGLAAAGGGSAATAPGGGGSPHPPAASGAAGPPPPAALHGAAAAGHGLFGLPVPALLGSVAGRLSSAPLAVAGSLAGNLQELSARYLSSSAFEPYSRTNNKESAEKKALD encoded by the exons ATGTTTGGGAAACAAGACAAAATGGACGTTAGATGCAGTTCAGAGACTGAAGCTAACCGGGTCTCGAAGAACGGACATAAAGAGGGCAAGGAAAGCAAAGGGtctgaaggaaatatttctacTTCTTTTTTGAAGGATCAGCAAGGGactttttctgcctctgcagctaCGGAAGGTTGTAATAAAAGTAAATCTAGTTCGGCTGATCCGGACTATTGCAGGAGGATCCTAGTTAGAG ATGCCAAAGGTTCAATCCGAGAGATTATTCTGCCTAAAGGGCTTGATCTGGACCGTCCCAAGCGGACCCGCACCTCCTTCACGGCCGAGCAGCTCTACCGCCTGGAGATGGAGTTTCAGCGCTGCCAGTACGTCGTGGGGCGGGAGCGCACCGAGCTCGCCCGCCAGCTCAATCTCTCCGAGACTCAG GTCAAGGTCTGGTTCCAGAACCGGCGCACCAAGCAGAAGAAGGACCAGGGCAAGGACTCCGAGCTGCGGTCGGTGGTGTCCGAGACCGCCGCCACCTGCAGCGTCCTGCGGCTGCTGGAGCAAGGCCGGCTGCTGTCGCCGCCGGGGCTGCCCGGCCTCCTGCCGCCCTGTGCCACGGGCGCGCTGGGCTCGGCGTTGCGCGGGCCCGGCCTggccgcggcgggcggcggcagcgcggcGACGGCtccgggcggcggcggctccccGCACCCTCCGGCCGCCAGCGGCGCCGCCGGGCCCCCCCCGCCTGCGGCGCTGCAcggggcggcggccgcggggcaCGGGCTGTTCGGGCTGCCGGTGCCCGCGCTGCTGGGCTCGGTGGCCGGCCGCCTCTCCTCCGCGCCACTGGCCGTGGCCGGCTCGCTGGCGGGCAACTTGCAGGAACTGTCGGCCCGCTACCTGAGCTCGTCCGCCTTCGAGCCCTACTCCCGGACCAACAATAAAGAGAGCGCTGAGAAAAAAGCACTGGACTGA